The DNA region CCCGGGGCAAAAAAGCGGTGCGGGCGATCAGATCGGCAATGAGCAGGATCAAAGCGCCCAGCAGCGCGCTGATCGGGAGCACGCCGGAAAAGGACGGCCCCGCCAGTTTGCGGGCCATATGCGGCGCCATCAGGCCGATAAAGGCGATTGCGCCGCCGATGGCCACGGCGGAACCGGCGAGCGAAACGCTTAGGGCGATCAGCAGCAGACGCTGCAGCTGCACGCGGGCGCCGACGCTCGTGGCGATATCATCGCCGAGGGCCTGGATGTTGACCTGGCGGGCTTGCAGCCAGGTGAGGGCCAGCAATACAGCCGTCCAAGGCAACAGTGTCAGCACGTCATTTTCCCACGACACGCCATAGATACTGCCGGTCATGAATGTGAGCGATTGGCTGGCCAATTGCAAAGGACCGGAGATGATCAGCATGAACGACAGCGATTTAATGGCGGCGGACACGCCGATCCCGATCAGGATGATCCTCAAGGGAGACACGCCCTTTTTCCAGGCCAGCACATACAGTAACGCCGTGACGAGAAACGCGCCGCCGATCGCGGCGAGCGGCATCCAGTGAATCGAGATGCTGCCCTGAAACAGAAA from Paenibacillus macerans includes:
- a CDS encoding FecCD family ABC transporter permease, translated to MAKPGKLEVSAAKSTILAKKKRTIWICLLLSVVCLAVMVISVAVSSKYIPPLTVIKSLFGMAEAGDQVIVQKIRLPRIIIAALVGASLAVAGAILQGVIRNPLASPDVAGITEGASLGAILFIFLFQGSISIHWMPLAAIGGAFLVTALLYVLAWKKGVSPLRIILIGIGVSAAIKSLSFMLIISGPLQLASQSLTFMTGSIYGVSWENDVLTLLPWTAVLLALTWLQARQVNIQALGDDIATSVGARVQLQRLLLIALSVSLAGSAVAIGGAIAFIGLMAPHMARKLAGPSFSGVLPISALLGALILLIADLIARTAFLPRDVPAGVLTAAIGAPFFMILLYRNRNRL